A genomic window from Streptomyces sp. NBC_00234 includes:
- a CDS encoding type 2 lanthipeptide synthetase LanM family protein, producing MAAEAGHERAGASLATVERWWEAGLVCGDGVAGRPDWAALAEEVSAAAPEEAEAPEGEYPGLSGFEWVLRPFTVCAGERLERGVSRRARRLVNMTAVRGDLERQLGGRLARAAARTLVLELFEARTAERLEGDDTQARFRDFLGRTASRRGLTALLAGRPVLARILGRTALDAADAMAEALERLADDHGRLTAGLLEGSGGDPGLLVGVEPGAGDGHRGGRSVMLLRFADGARLVYKPRPLAAHRHFNVLVAWFNGLPDSVDLRTLRLLDRGDYGWVEFVAARPCVSAAEVGTFYRRQGALLALLHLLDGTDLHHENLIAVGAHPVLVDVETLFHPPLSGAGTEDPAARALHDSVYRVGLLPQLLVGDHSALDVSAVGGGHEAVSPVARADWADAGTDRMRLVRRAGRFGESANRPRLADGEPIEPGAHIEALCAGFRAAYTAISAAREELLRATSPLKAFAEDEVRVVMRPTWVYGTLLDESTHPDLLKDADVRQRVLETLRTDLFGTVLASGLVDEEIAQLWAGDVPLFTARPGRDGLWGAPERPSAGRTERPGLDLVLAKLAALDTVDRQDQEWIVRAAMATTSRTPAHRPAEGRRTRTADRAPEPERLLSAARSVGDQLVSLAYRQGPRSNWIGLELLDDRYWRIGPMPADLAGGYTGPALFLAQLAALTGAGHYAEAARTALAPVPELLVALRARPTDLGAVGSGAFSGLGGIAYALAETARLLDDPEVGAWASAMLRLVGAAARSETEHGVGAGVAGGLAVLLAAHHDGAATGEAGEETRRAARACADRLATADPTVFGRDFTTGAAGVGWALLRFAEAGVVSGDEDGERYRVAGLSALRAAVGSGGPGAGREAARGGLSGEGHGGTFAGSSADGPAGGARASAWCRGRAGIALAVLDAPGALDDPQLAAWSRRTAEELGRERAAPDDSLCHGEAGLCELLGHSALPEARPHWIRRAGALLASIEESGARSGAPDGVPHPGLLTGLAGIGHGLLRAGFPERVPSVLLLRTSGPEAKDGP from the coding sequence ATGGCGGCGGAGGCAGGACACGAGCGGGCCGGGGCCTCTCTGGCGACGGTCGAGCGGTGGTGGGAGGCCGGGCTCGTCTGCGGCGACGGGGTCGCAGGGCGGCCGGACTGGGCCGCGCTGGCCGAAGAGGTGTCGGCCGCCGCACCCGAGGAGGCCGAGGCGCCCGAGGGGGAGTATCCGGGGCTGAGCGGATTCGAGTGGGTGCTGCGGCCGTTCACCGTCTGTGCGGGGGAACGGCTGGAGCGGGGCGTCTCGCGGCGGGCGCGGAGGCTCGTGAACATGACCGCCGTGCGGGGGGACCTGGAGCGGCAGCTCGGCGGGAGGCTCGCTCGGGCGGCGGCGCGGACGCTGGTGCTGGAGCTGTTCGAGGCGCGGACCGCCGAGCGCCTGGAAGGGGACGACACGCAGGCCCGGTTCCGGGACTTCCTGGGGCGCACCGCCTCCCGGCGCGGCCTGACGGCCCTGCTGGCCGGGCGGCCGGTTCTGGCGCGGATCCTGGGGCGGACGGCACTCGACGCGGCGGACGCGATGGCGGAGGCGCTGGAGCGGCTGGCGGACGACCACGGGCGTCTGACCGCCGGTCTCCTGGAGGGTTCCGGCGGGGACCCGGGGCTGCTCGTGGGCGTCGAGCCCGGCGCCGGCGACGGGCACCGCGGCGGACGGAGTGTGATGCTCCTGCGTTTCGCCGACGGGGCCCGGCTGGTGTACAAGCCCCGGCCCCTCGCGGCGCACCGCCACTTCAACGTGCTCGTCGCCTGGTTCAACGGCCTGCCCGACTCAGTGGACCTGCGCACCCTGCGGCTGCTCGACCGGGGCGACTACGGGTGGGTGGAGTTCGTCGCCGCGCGGCCCTGTGTCTCCGCGGCGGAGGTCGGGACGTTCTACCGCCGCCAGGGCGCACTGCTCGCGCTGCTGCACCTCCTCGACGGGACCGACCTGCACCACGAGAACCTGATCGCCGTCGGCGCCCACCCGGTGCTGGTCGACGTGGAGACCCTGTTCCATCCGCCGTTGTCGGGCGCCGGCACGGAGGACCCCGCCGCCCGCGCACTCCACGACTCGGTGTACCGCGTCGGGTTGTTGCCGCAGTTGCTGGTGGGCGACCACAGCGCCCTGGACGTGTCGGCGGTCGGCGGCGGGCACGAGGCGGTGTCGCCCGTGGCCCGGGCGGACTGGGCCGACGCCGGCACCGACCGGATGCGTCTCGTGCGCAGGGCCGGGAGGTTCGGCGAGTCCGCCAACCGGCCGCGTCTGGCGGACGGCGAGCCCATCGAGCCGGGCGCGCACATCGAGGCGCTCTGCGCCGGGTTCCGCGCCGCGTACACGGCGATCAGCGCGGCCAGGGAGGAACTGCTCCGGGCGACGAGCCCGCTGAAGGCGTTCGCCGAGGACGAGGTGCGGGTGGTGATGCGACCCACCTGGGTGTACGGCACGCTGCTCGACGAGTCGACGCACCCCGATCTGCTCAAGGACGCCGACGTGCGGCAGCGCGTCCTGGAGACCCTGCGGACCGACCTGTTCGGCACGGTCCTCGCGTCCGGTCTGGTCGACGAGGAGATCGCCCAGCTGTGGGCGGGAGACGTACCGCTGTTCACCGCCCGCCCGGGCCGGGACGGACTGTGGGGCGCGCCGGAGCGGCCCTCGGCCGGCCGTACGGAGCGGCCGGGGCTCGATCTCGTCCTGGCGAAGCTCGCCGCCCTGGACACGGTCGACCGACAGGACCAGGAATGGATCGTGCGGGCCGCGATGGCGACGACCTCCCGCACGCCCGCGCACCGGCCCGCCGAGGGCCGACGCACCCGTACGGCGGACCGCGCCCCGGAGCCGGAGCGGCTGCTGTCGGCGGCCCGGTCGGTGGGCGACCAGCTGGTCTCGCTCGCGTACCGCCAAGGACCGCGCAGCAACTGGATCGGCCTGGAGCTCCTGGACGACCGCTACTGGCGGATCGGCCCGATGCCCGCCGACCTGGCCGGCGGCTACACCGGACCCGCGCTGTTCCTGGCCCAGTTGGCGGCGCTGACCGGAGCCGGTCACTACGCGGAAGCGGCCCGTACGGCCCTGGCTCCGGTGCCCGAGCTGCTCGTCGCGCTGCGTGCGCGGCCCACGGACCTCGGCGCGGTGGGCTCGGGGGCCTTCTCCGGCCTCGGCGGCATCGCGTACGCGCTCGCCGAGACGGCGCGGCTGCTGGACGATCCGGAGGTCGGCGCCTGGGCATCGGCCATGCTGAGGCTGGTCGGCGCGGCGGCCCGGTCCGAGACGGAGCACGGGGTGGGCGCGGGCGTCGCCGGCGGGCTCGCCGTCCTGCTGGCCGCCCACCACGACGGCGCCGCAACCGGCGAGGCGGGGGAGGAGACCCGGCGAGCCGCGCGTGCCTGCGCGGACCGGTTGGCCACCGCCGATCCCACGGTCTTCGGGCGTGACTTCACCACAGGGGCCGCGGGGGTCGGTTGGGCCCTCCTGCGATTCGCCGAGGCCGGCGTGGTCTCCGGGGACGAGGACGGTGAGCGGTACAGGGTCGCGGGCCTGTCCGCGCTCCGGGCGGCAGTCGGCAGTGGGGGACCGGGCGCCGGCCGGGAGGCCGCCCGAGGCGGGCTGTCCGGCGAGGGCCACGGAGGAACATTCGCCGGCTCATCGGCCGATGGACCGGCGGGCGGCGCCCGGGCCTCGGCCTGGTGCCGGGGGCGGGCCGGTATCGCGCTCGCGGTGCTGGACGCGCCGGGCGCCCTGGACGACCCGCAGCTCGCGGCGTGGTCCCGCAGGACCGCCGAGGAACTCGGCCGGGAGCGGGCGGCTCCCGACGACAGTCTGTGCCACGGCGAGGCGGGACTCTGCGAACTCCTCGGCCACAGCGCGCTGCCGGAGGCACGCCCGCACTGGATCCGCCGGGCCGGAGCGCTCCTCGCGTCCATCGAGGAATCCGGAGCACGGAGCGGCGCCCCGGACGGGGTTCCGCACCCCGGCCTGCTGACCGGGCTGGCGGGGATCGGGCACGGTCTCCTGCGAGCGGGGTTCCCGGAGCGCGTGCCGTCCGTGCTCCTCCTGCGGACGTCGGGACCGGAGGCGAAGGACGGGCCCTAG
- a CDS encoding helix-turn-helix transcriptional regulator yields MRATSSVIVGREAEIGLMDEALESVRRGAGRAVFLVGEAGIGKSRLAGECALRAYDLDMPVLRGRATSTGLVVPFRPLIEALSSRFRAVGAPDDPELVPYRPALAGLVPEWRAGAVAPGYAISLVELAEALLRLLAVLGREQGCVILLEDLHDSDTETIAVVEYVVDNVADLPVMLVGTLRPDPGPALDLALAAELRNTASLRELRPLGEAAVRDMVDACLDAGQGEVPPGVHRQLSQRAGGNPYLVEVLLADLLDTKRLSRADGGWQLADCGEATVPTGAVRSWARRLDRLDEPVRELVLIAATLGGRFSVGALRAVTGLDDRALFAHLRAASEAGIIAPDGAAHDHYTFRHVLTADALRASLPPAEQAALARRAASAIEESVGLLSGEERQLVATLRLAAGDKAVASRQFAQVGRQMLDAGASGSAAVLLERARGLAADEERDEVTVQLAIAQAESGRIDAASALLEDLPPVAAGSRTAEERAQAHTQVAWVATMAEQQEEARRRIRAARALFGGAPRPEQEAALVVIEGHLALLPEQDGRGEGTGGPGGQDGRERLKEAERSARRAALTAEQRGRPVVACQAWQLLALLSRERGFDEADACLVRMLAVAEKHRLAGCRAEALVRLGTNAFMRTGEATQLETARVAAHELGSLVLLQTVDGMLAMQSVLAGRWDRARGIVEQSVEASARLQNLSAHRYLLLVDAVLAAHQGRAREQERALARFRRAGGEESMLVPLQRGLCQAVGALMGEDRARATAALDAALVWEREHPSFFYLSGRYGLRPLLRILDGDEDGHEAYREALASPGGQLAWNRMFLGMADAVLRGRDGDADGARRAVEEAGRAAVVFPQVWHLALRMTAEAALRDSWGEPVAWLRTAEEYFHEAGVQPVAGACRALLRQAGVSVRQRRGGRERIPAELRSAGVTPREYEVFVLLAERPGNQQIAQHLCISPRTVEKHMASLMTKTGCVARSALCALSAEKAEDREGAGASQVSPA; encoded by the coding sequence ATGCGCGCGACGTCGTCGGTCATCGTGGGGCGGGAAGCCGAGATCGGGCTGATGGACGAGGCCCTGGAGAGCGTCAGGAGGGGTGCCGGACGAGCGGTGTTCCTCGTCGGTGAGGCGGGGATCGGCAAGTCCCGGCTGGCCGGCGAGTGTGCCCTCCGCGCGTACGACCTGGACATGCCGGTGCTGCGTGGCCGTGCCACGTCCACGGGGCTCGTCGTTCCCTTCCGGCCGCTGATCGAGGCGCTGTCCTCGCGGTTCCGGGCGGTCGGTGCCCCGGACGACCCGGAACTCGTGCCCTACCGGCCTGCGTTGGCCGGCCTCGTACCGGAGTGGCGGGCCGGTGCGGTGGCGCCCGGATACGCGATCTCGCTGGTCGAACTGGCCGAGGCGCTGCTCAGACTGCTGGCGGTGCTCGGCCGCGAGCAGGGCTGCGTCATCCTGCTGGAGGACCTGCACGACTCCGACACGGAGACGATCGCGGTCGTCGAGTACGTCGTCGACAACGTGGCGGACCTGCCGGTCATGCTGGTCGGCACGCTCCGCCCCGACCCCGGCCCGGCGCTGGACCTCGCCCTCGCCGCCGAACTCCGCAACACCGCCTCGCTGAGGGAGCTGAGGCCGCTGGGCGAGGCTGCCGTACGGGACATGGTGGACGCGTGTCTGGACGCCGGGCAGGGTGAAGTGCCCCCGGGCGTGCATCGGCAGCTCTCGCAGCGGGCGGGCGGGAACCCGTACCTGGTGGAGGTGCTTCTGGCCGACCTGCTGGACACCAAGCGGCTGAGCAGGGCCGACGGCGGGTGGCAACTCGCCGACTGCGGCGAGGCGACGGTACCGACGGGCGCGGTCCGCAGCTGGGCGCGCCGGCTGGACCGGCTCGACGAACCGGTGCGCGAACTGGTGCTCATCGCGGCGACGCTGGGCGGCCGGTTCTCCGTCGGGGCGCTCAGGGCGGTGACCGGGCTCGACGACCGGGCGCTGTTCGCGCACCTCCGGGCAGCCTCCGAGGCGGGGATCATCGCCCCGGACGGTGCCGCCCACGACCACTACACCTTCCGTCACGTCCTGACGGCGGACGCGCTCAGGGCTTCGCTGCCCCCTGCCGAGCAGGCGGCGCTGGCCCGGCGCGCGGCCTCGGCCATCGAGGAATCGGTCGGCTTACTCTCCGGCGAGGAGCGCCAGTTGGTGGCCACCCTGCGGCTGGCGGCGGGTGACAAGGCGGTGGCGTCCCGGCAGTTCGCCCAGGTCGGCCGGCAGATGCTGGACGCCGGCGCGTCGGGCTCGGCCGCCGTGCTGCTGGAGCGTGCCCGGGGGCTCGCGGCCGACGAGGAGCGGGACGAGGTCACCGTGCAACTGGCCATCGCCCAGGCGGAGTCCGGGCGGATCGACGCGGCGTCCGCGTTGCTCGAGGATCTGCCGCCGGTGGCCGCCGGGTCGCGGACGGCGGAGGAGCGGGCCCAGGCGCACACGCAGGTCGCGTGGGTCGCGACCATGGCGGAACAGCAGGAGGAGGCGCGCCGCCGTATCCGGGCGGCCCGCGCACTGTTCGGGGGCGCGCCGCGCCCGGAGCAGGAGGCGGCGCTCGTGGTGATCGAGGGCCATCTCGCGCTGTTGCCGGAGCAGGACGGCCGCGGTGAGGGGACGGGCGGCCCGGGGGGCCAGGACGGCCGCGAGCGGCTGAAGGAGGCGGAACGTTCCGCCCGGCGCGCCGCGCTCACTGCGGAGCAACGCGGCCGGCCCGTGGTGGCCTGCCAGGCATGGCAGTTGCTCGCCCTGCTGTCCAGGGAGCGCGGCTTCGACGAGGCGGATGCCTGCCTGGTCCGGATGCTCGCGGTCGCCGAGAAGCACCGGCTCGCGGGATGCCGGGCCGAGGCGCTGGTGCGGCTCGGTACCAACGCGTTCATGCGGACCGGGGAGGCGACCCAGCTGGAGACCGCCCGCGTGGCGGCCCACGAACTCGGTTCGCTGGTCCTGCTCCAGACCGTCGACGGAATGCTCGCCATGCAGAGCGTGCTGGCCGGGAGATGGGACCGCGCCCGAGGGATCGTCGAGCAGTCCGTGGAAGCCAGCGCCCGCCTGCAGAACCTCTCGGCGCACCGCTATCTGCTGCTCGTCGACGCCGTGCTCGCCGCCCACCAGGGACGGGCCCGTGAGCAGGAGCGGGCCCTGGCCCGGTTCCGCCGGGCGGGCGGCGAGGAGTCGATGCTCGTTCCGCTGCAGCGCGGGCTGTGCCAGGCCGTGGGCGCGCTGATGGGGGAGGACCGGGCACGGGCGACGGCCGCCCTGGACGCCGCCCTGGTCTGGGAACGGGAACACCCGAGCTTCTTCTATCTCAGCGGCCGGTACGGGCTCCGCCCCCTGCTGCGGATCCTCGACGGCGACGAGGACGGTCATGAGGCGTACCGGGAGGCGCTGGCATCGCCGGGCGGACAGCTGGCCTGGAACCGGATGTTCCTCGGGATGGCGGACGCGGTGCTGCGCGGCCGGGACGGCGACGCGGACGGCGCGCGGCGCGCCGTGGAGGAGGCCGGCCGCGCGGCGGTGGTGTTCCCGCAGGTGTGGCATCTCGCCCTGCGCATGACCGCCGAGGCGGCGCTCCGCGACTCCTGGGGCGAGCCGGTCGCGTGGCTGCGGACCGCGGAGGAGTACTTCCACGAGGCGGGCGTACAGCCGGTGGCCGGGGCCTGTCGGGCCCTGCTGCGGCAGGCGGGGGTCAGCGTGCGGCAGCGCCGGGGCGGCCGGGAGCGGATTCCCGCGGAGCTGCGCAGCGCGGGTGTCACGCCACGCGAGTACGAGGTGTTCGTGCTGCTGGCGGAGCGACCCGGCAACCAGCAGATCGCGCAGCACCTGTGCATCTCGCCCCGGACGGTGGAGAAGCACATGGCGAGCCTGATGACCAAGACCGGCTGCGTCGCCCGCTCGGCGCTGTGCGCACTGTCGGCGGAAAAGGCGGAGGACCGGGAAGGGGCCGGCGCTTCACAGGTGTCGCCGGCCTGA
- a CDS encoding AfsR/SARP family transcriptional regulator, with amino-acid sequence MPRLFTQPAALPGTLRFSVLGPLAVHRDDRALPLGPLKQRVVLATLLGSANSPVSVDALTDAVWPEEPPRTARKNLQVYVSALRALLAEDHQDRPRLTHTHGGYVLGVAEDELDLLRFRSLVRAAEGQPPGPAALLLRQALDLWKGSPLGDDLRQSPRLAEETERLELRRLTAYESWAELELEVGGAPAVVEGLRDLVELHPLRERLRSVWMRALSGSGRQAEALAVYDDYRQLLARELGLEPSAAMAARYRAILAGDDRPGVADAVGRPGAPAASRRAAATEALPSDLVDFTGHGEELRYLTDLLEGDGDGGVVLLSGPAGAGKTTLAVRAAHLLGDRFTDGRICVSLRDADGRARPLTAVLAEVGERTGRAGLSGPEAWREWLAAHRVLVVLDDVPEERAVRPLLPSGGLGRVLLTARGQLGGLAPVRRISVPPLGTAEAVQLLAGLVGRSRVRADREAALRIVRACGGSPLAVRVSGMRLAVLRHVPLREFADRLADPGGTLDELTSGDVSVRHRLARGWEALPEECGRDAGRLAAGTGDGPFGLSEAAEALGCDERHAVRVVEGLIDAGMVTSPGGEVTAHAAQYELPHLIRLYALGAGHGTPVRVPG; translated from the coding sequence ATGCCGCGTCTGTTCACGCAGCCCGCAGCGTTACCCGGCACGCTCCGGTTCTCCGTCCTCGGCCCGCTCGCGGTCCACCGTGACGACCGGGCTCTGCCCCTCGGCCCGTTGAAACAGCGCGTCGTGCTGGCGACGCTGCTCGGCTCCGCCAACAGCCCCGTGTCCGTGGACGCGTTGACCGACGCAGTCTGGCCGGAGGAGCCCCCTCGTACCGCACGCAAGAACCTCCAGGTGTACGTCAGCGCCCTGCGCGCGCTGCTCGCGGAGGACCACCAGGACCGGCCGCGGCTCACCCACACGCATGGCGGATACGTGCTGGGCGTCGCCGAGGACGAGCTCGACCTCCTGCGGTTCCGCTCCCTGGTGCGGGCCGCCGAGGGGCAACCGCCCGGCCCGGCCGCCCTCCTGTTGCGTCAGGCCCTCGACCTGTGGAAGGGGTCGCCGCTGGGCGACGACCTGCGGCAGTCGCCCCGGCTGGCCGAGGAGACCGAGCGGCTGGAACTGCGCCGTCTGACGGCGTACGAGAGCTGGGCGGAGCTGGAGCTGGAGGTGGGCGGCGCGCCGGCCGTGGTCGAAGGGCTGCGCGACCTGGTGGAGCTGCACCCCCTGCGGGAGAGGCTCCGGTCCGTCTGGATGCGAGCCCTGAGCGGGTCCGGCCGGCAGGCCGAGGCGCTCGCGGTCTACGACGACTACCGGCAGCTCCTCGCCCGGGAGTTGGGCCTTGAGCCCAGTGCCGCCATGGCAGCACGGTACCGGGCGATTCTCGCGGGTGACGACCGGCCCGGAGTGGCCGACGCCGTCGGGCGGCCGGGTGCACCGGCCGCTTCCCGCCGCGCCGCGGCCACGGAGGCCCTCCCGTCCGACCTCGTCGACTTCACCGGACACGGCGAGGAACTGCGCTACCTCACGGACCTGTTGGAGGGCGACGGTGACGGTGGCGTCGTGCTGCTCTCCGGCCCCGCCGGGGCCGGGAAGACCACGCTGGCGGTGCGGGCCGCCCACCTCCTCGGCGACCGGTTCACCGACGGGCGGATCTGCGTCTCCCTGCGGGACGCGGACGGCCGTGCCCGCCCGCTGACCGCCGTGCTGGCGGAGGTCGGCGAACGGACGGGCCGGGCCGGGCTGTCGGGACCGGAGGCGTGGCGCGAGTGGCTGGCGGCACACCGTGTGCTGGTGGTTCTGGACGACGTGCCCGAGGAACGCGCCGTACGTCCCCTGCTCCCGAGCGGCGGGCTGGGCAGGGTGCTGCTCACCGCACGCGGCCAGCTGGGCGGTCTGGCGCCCGTGCGCCGGATCTCCGTCCCGCCGCTCGGCACCGCCGAGGCCGTACAACTGCTCGCCGGGCTCGTCGGCCGGAGCCGGGTGCGGGCCGACCGGGAGGCCGCGCTCCGTATCGTGCGCGCCTGCGGCGGCTCGCCGCTGGCGGTCCGGGTGAGCGGGATGCGTCTCGCGGTGCTCCGCCACGTCCCGCTGCGGGAGTTCGCGGACCGGCTCGCCGACCCCGGTGGGACGCTGGACGAACTCACCTCCGGGGACGTGTCCGTACGGCACCGGCTGGCCCGTGGCTGGGAGGCGCTGCCCGAGGAGTGCGGCAGGGACGCGGGTCGGCTGGCCGCGGGCACCGGGGACGGTCCGTTCGGCCTGAGCGAGGCGGCCGAAGCCCTCGGGTGCGACGAGCGGCACGCCGTACGCGTGGTGGAGGGGCTCATCGACGCCGGAATGGTCACCTCACCCGGCGGCGAGGTCACCGCGCACGCGGCGCAGTACGAACTGCCGCACCTGATAAGGCTGTACGCGCTCGGCGCCGGGCACGGGACCCCGGTGCGGGTCCCGGGCTGA
- a CDS encoding prolyl oligopeptidase family serine peptidase — translation MTPDARPTRSQYPHAERQDVVQELHGVRVPDPYRWLEDAEAASTLRWGAEQETLYEAERAAWAGLERWEAEVAELNAVDRARPPKVRGGRAFWLRQDAGQEHPVLVVAEAGTDTAERVLLDPSALDPSGRTVLDAWEPSLEGDLLACQVSRNGTEDSQLRVIDVATGKTVDGPVDRVRKSSIGWLPGGEAFYYVRHLDPRLNPGEERYHRRVYLHRIGTEPDADALVFGEGRDKTQFYSVSVTADGRWLGVTATLGTGRGTDLYLADLFAGPLGRPLLRPVQEGMEAATRLHAVADTGPRDWVWLRTDRDAARGRVVACRPAELHLGPAAWREVIPERPDAVLTHLTVLSGPRPVGLAAWTRDTVAEVTVHDLVEGRQMATVPLPGTGAVGDFAAGPHGSHEAWFAYTDFVTPPRVLRFDARTGRLTRWERDAPGALAVVGAVTRQVAFPSRDGTTVRMFVISPTGRPDVPRPALLTGYGGFGRTMSPRYRAQVLAWVRAGGVFAWAGLRGGGEEGDAWHRAGSGEHKQNTFDDFSAAADRLITAGWTEPGRLAVMGGSNGGLLVGAALTQQPEKYAAVVCMAPLLDMVRYELSGLGPSWTPEYGSAQDPALLPTLLAYSPYHRVTPGTAYPAVLLTAADGDTRTDPLHARKMCAALQHASSGAGPVLLRLERGVGHGDRSASRAAALQAECLAFLAEHVGLPAPGRARPATP, via the coding sequence GTGACCCCTGACGCGCGACCGACACGGAGCCAGTACCCCCACGCGGAGCGCCAGGACGTCGTCCAGGAGCTCCATGGGGTGCGCGTCCCCGACCCGTACCGCTGGCTGGAGGACGCCGAGGCCGCCTCGACGCTCCGCTGGGGTGCGGAGCAGGAGACCCTCTACGAGGCGGAACGGGCGGCCTGGGCCGGCCTGGAGCGGTGGGAGGCGGAGGTGGCGGAGCTCAACGCCGTCGACCGCGCCAGGCCGCCCAAGGTCCGTGGCGGCAGGGCCTTCTGGCTGCGGCAGGACGCCGGCCAGGAGCATCCTGTGCTCGTGGTGGCGGAGGCCGGGACGGACACGGCGGAGCGGGTGCTGCTGGACCCCAGCGCCCTCGACCCGTCCGGACGCACCGTGCTCGACGCCTGGGAGCCTTCCCTGGAGGGCGATCTGCTGGCCTGCCAGGTGTCGCGCAACGGCACGGAGGACTCGCAGCTCCGGGTGATCGACGTGGCCACCGGGAAGACCGTCGACGGTCCGGTCGACCGGGTACGGAAGTCGTCGATCGGCTGGCTGCCCGGGGGCGAGGCGTTCTACTACGTCAGACATCTGGACCCCCGTCTGAACCCCGGCGAGGAGCGCTACCACCGCCGGGTCTACCTCCACCGGATCGGTACGGAACCCGACGCGGACGCCCTGGTCTTCGGTGAAGGACGGGACAAGACCCAGTTCTACAGCGTCTCCGTGACCGCCGACGGCCGCTGGCTGGGCGTCACGGCAACGCTCGGCACCGGCCGCGGCACCGACCTCTATCTGGCCGACCTGTTCGCCGGCCCGCTGGGGCGACCGCTGCTGCGGCCGGTCCAGGAAGGCATGGAGGCCGCGACCCGCCTGCACGCGGTGGCCGACACGGGTCCGCGGGACTGGGTGTGGCTGCGCACGGACCGCGACGCCGCTCGCGGTCGCGTCGTCGCGTGCCGGCCGGCCGAACTCCACCTGGGCCCCGCCGCCTGGCGCGAGGTGATCCCCGAACGGCCCGACGCGGTGCTGACGCACCTCACCGTGCTGTCCGGTCCGCGGCCGGTCGGCCTGGCCGCCTGGACCCGTGACACGGTGGCCGAGGTGACGGTGCACGACCTGGTCGAGGGCCGGCAGATGGCCACGGTCCCCCTCCCCGGCACGGGCGCGGTCGGCGACTTCGCGGCCGGGCCGCACGGAAGCCACGAGGCATGGTTCGCCTATACCGACTTCGTCACACCGCCGCGGGTGCTCCGCTTCGATGCGCGCACGGGTCGCCTGACGCGCTGGGAGCGCGACGCCCCGGGCGCCCTGGCGGTCGTCGGTGCGGTCACCCGCCAGGTCGCCTTCCCGTCTCGGGACGGGACGACGGTCCGCATGTTCGTGATCTCCCCCACCGGACGCCCGGACGTGCCGCGCCCGGCGCTGCTGACCGGGTACGGCGGCTTCGGGCGCACGATGTCCCCCCGGTACCGCGCCCAGGTCCTTGCCTGGGTCAGGGCCGGCGGGGTGTTCGCCTGGGCCGGTCTGCGCGGCGGCGGCGAGGAGGGCGATGCCTGGCACCGGGCCGGCAGCGGGGAGCACAAGCAGAACACCTTCGACGACTTCTCCGCCGCCGCCGACCGGCTGATCACGGCGGGCTGGACCGAACCGGGCCGGCTCGCGGTCATGGGCGGTTCCAACGGCGGGCTGCTCGTCGGCGCCGCCCTCACCCAGCAGCCGGAGAAGTACGCCGCCGTGGTGTGCATGGCCCCGCTGCTGGACATGGTCCGCTACGAGCTGTCCGGGCTCGGGCCCAGCTGGACGCCCGAGTACGGCAGCGCGCAGGATCCCGCCCTGCTGCCGACGCTGCTCGCTTACTCCCCCTATCACCGGGTCACGCCCGGAACCGCGTACCCGGCGGTGCTGCTGACCGCCGCGGACGGCGACACCAGGACCGATCCGCTGCACGCCCGCAAGATGTGCGCCGCGCTCCAGCACGCCTCGTCCGGCGCAGGACCGGTCCTGCTGCGGCTGGAGCGCGGCGTCGGCCATGGCGACCGGTCCGCGTCCCGGGCGGCGGCGTTGCAGGCCGAGTGCCTCGCCTTCCTGGCGGAACACGTGGGCCTTCCGGCCCCCGGACGTGCCCGTCCGGCGACCCCCTGA